The Paracoccus albus region ATGGCCGTCTGGCGGTCCGCGACCCGGCAAGCGGCGCCGTCGTGGCCAAGGTCACGACCAGCGACGCGGCTGGCGCCCGCGCCGCCGTCGACGCAGCCCAGCAGGCGTTCCCCGGTTGGGCGGGGATGTTGCCGCAGGACCGCGCCGATATCCTGCATCGCTGGTATGATCTGATCATCGCCGCGAAAGAGGATCTGGCTTGTATCATGGTGGCCGAACAGGGCAAACCGATCAGCGAGGCGCGGGGTGAAATTGACTATGCCGCCAGCTTCGTGCAGTTTTACGCCGAAGAGGCCCTGCGCCCGAATATCGAAGGCGTCACAAGCCACCTGCCCGATGCCGAGATGGAGCTGTGGCGCGAACCCGTGGGCGTCGCAGCCCTGATCACGCCGTGGAACTTCCCCTGCGCCATGATCACCCGCAAGGCCGCCGCCGCGCTTGGTGCGGGCTGCACGGTTGTCGTTCACCCGTCGGCGGAAACCCCGCTTTCAGCGCTTGCCCTGTCGGTACTGGCACGGCGGGCCGGTTTCCCGGATGGCGTTTATAACACCGTCATCGGCGATGCCGCGACCATTGTCGGGGAATGGACCGGCGACAAAAGGGTGCGGGCTCTGTCCTTTACCGGCTCGACCGAAGTCGGGCGGCTGCTCTATCGCCAATCGGCCGATACGGTAAAACGGCTGGTGATGGAGCTGGGTGGCCATGCGCCCTTCATCGTGTTCCAACGGGCCGACCTGGATCGCGCAGTCTCCGAAGGGATCAAGGCAAAATTCGCCACCTCAGGGCAGGATTGCCTTGGCGCGAACCGATTCTATATTCATCGCGACATCTATGACGAGTTCTGCACCCGTTTCACCAAGGCCGTCGAGGCGCTGAGCCTCGGGCGCGGGATGGACGATCCCGATATCGGCCCGCTGATCCACGACCGCCAGATCGACAAGCAGAAGGCGCATGTTCAGGATGCACTGGACAAGGGCGCGAAGCTGCTGACCGGGGGTGGGGTGGATGACAGCCTCGGGCCGCTGTTCTTCAAGCCGACCGTTCTGGCCGATGTGCCGGATAACGCCGCGATCATGTCCGAAGAGACGTTCGGTCCGGTCGCAGCGCTGACCCCGTTCGACAGCGAAGAGGAGGTCTATGCCCGCGCCAATGACAGCGAATACGGGCTGGTCGCCTATGTCCACAGCCTCGACCCGCGCCGGATCTACCGCGCCACGCGGGCGCTGCAATACGGCATGGTGGCAGTGAACCGGACCAAGGTGACTGGCGCGCCCATTCCATTCGGCGGGATGAAACAGTCCGGCGTCGGGCGCGAAGGCGCAAGGCAGGGGCTGGAGGCCTTTACCGAGATCAAATATGTCTGCCGTGACTGGGGTTAGAGAGGGGGCAACGGATGAACGAAACACCCGGCCCGGTGTCAAGGGCGAAGCCCGCCGGGCCAGCGTCCGACCACGGACGGACGTCGGCCCTCTGCCGCACTTGGATATGAACGAAGAAGGAAGACAACATGCTGACCAATGACGAACTCGCCAAATGGGACCGCGAGAACTTCATGCACCCCTCGACCCATCTGTCGCAATTCGCACGGGGAGAGGCCGCGCAGCGCATCGTGACCGGCGGCGAGGGCGTGTTCATCACCGACCGCGACGGTAACCGCCTGCTGGACGGGTTCGCGGGGCTCTACTGCGTCAATGTCGGCTATGGCCGCACCGAAATCAGCGAGGCGATCGCAAAACAGGCGCATGAGCTGGCCTATTACCACGCCTATGCGGGCCACGGCTCCGAGGCGAATATCACCCTGTCCAAGATGGTGATGGATCGTGCGCCGGAAGGCATGGCGCGGGTCTACTTCGGGCTTGGCGGCTCGGACGCCAACGAAACCAACGTCAAGCTGGTCTGGTACTACAACAACATCCTCGGCCGGCCCGAGAAGAAGAAGATCATCTCCCGCTGGCGCGGCTATCACGGCTCGGGGCTCGTCACCGGCAGCCTGACCGGGCTGGAACTGTTCCACAAGAAATTCGATCTGCCGCTTGCACAGATCATCCATACCGAAGCCCCCTATTACTTCCGCCGCCCCGAAGCGGGGATGAGCGAGGATGAATTCTCGACATATTGCGCCGAAAAGCTGGAGGAACTGATCCTCTCCGAAGGCCCGGACACAATCGGCGCGTTCATCGGGGAACCGGTTCTGGGCACGGGCGGCATCGTGCCCCCGCCCGCCGGTTACTGGGAAAAAATTCAGGCGGTGCTGGCGAAATACGACATCCTGCTGATCGTGGATGAGGTCGTGACCGGTTTCGGACGTCTGGGGACCATGTTCGGATCGGATCATTACGGGCTGAAACCCGATCTGATCACCTGCGCCAAAGGCCTGACCTCGGCCTATGCGCCGCTATCCGCGACGATTGTCGGGCAGCGCATGTGGGATGTGCTGATGAAAGGCGCGGATGAATTCGGCGTGCTGGGTCACGGCTGGACCTATTCGGCGCACCCGATCGGGGCGGCAGCGGGTATCGCAAACCTCAAGCTGATTGACGATCTGGGGCTGGTGAAGAATGCGGGCGAGGTCGGGGCCTATCTGAACAAGGCCATGGCTGACGCGGTTGGCGGTCATGCCAATGTCGGAGAGGTTCGCGGCGAAGGGATGCTGTGCGCGGTCGAACTGGTCGCGGATCGTGACAAGCGCAGCTTCCTTCCGGCATCCGATGGGACCGGCGCAAAGGTGGTCGGCGAAATGGTCAAGCGCGGCGTCATTGCACGGGCGATGCCACAGGGCGACATCCTTGGCTTTGCGCCGCCGCTGTGCCTGTCCAAAGGCGAAGCGGATCAGATCGTTGCAGCAACCAGCGATGCGATTAAAGCAGTGCTGGGATAAGCGAAGCTTTCACGTCACAGCCTTGCCCTGCCCGTCACGCAACCGTTCCGGTTCGACGGGCAGGCATCAACCCAAAACCGGGCCGAGCGGCTATTTCCGCGACCCGTCCTCTCCAAATCGATGCGCATCGGCGGGGTCATGGATCAGTGAAAGCCGCTCTCCGCGTGCGGGACTGAGCTGGCCCGGCAGCATCGCCAGCACCGGAACATCGTCGTCGGTGCGTGCGTGGATCAGCGTTTCTGCACCAAGGTTTTCGGCCATCTCGACCTGAACGTCGATACCGCCTTCCCCGATGCGCAGATGCTGCGGCCTGATCCCGATCACGCCCCCATCAGCTTGCGGCAGGAAGTTCATGCGCGGCGCGCCGATAAAGCCCGCAACAAACCGGTTCGCAGGTGTGTTGAACAGGTTCAGCGGCGTATCGACCTGCTCGACCACGCCGCCGCGCAGGACAACAATGCGGTCTGCAAGGGTCATCGCCTCAATCTGGTCATGTGTGACGTAGATCATCGTTTTGCCAAGGCGGGCATGAAGGGCCGCAAGCTCTGCCCGCATGGTGCCGCGCAATTCGGCATCGAGGTT contains the following coding sequences:
- a CDS encoding NAD-dependent succinate-semialdehyde dehydrogenase, encoding MLDDPKTNLADRLSDPDLLADAGDFAGDGRLAVRDPASGAVVAKVTTSDAAGARAAVDAAQQAFPGWAGMLPQDRADILHRWYDLIIAAKEDLACIMVAEQGKPISEARGEIDYAASFVQFYAEEALRPNIEGVTSHLPDAEMELWREPVGVAALITPWNFPCAMITRKAAAALGAGCTVVVHPSAETPLSALALSVLARRAGFPDGVYNTVIGDAATIVGEWTGDKRVRALSFTGSTEVGRLLYRQSADTVKRLVMELGGHAPFIVFQRADLDRAVSEGIKAKFATSGQDCLGANRFYIHRDIYDEFCTRFTKAVEALSLGRGMDDPDIGPLIHDRQIDKQKAHVQDALDKGAKLLTGGGVDDSLGPLFFKPTVLADVPDNAAIMSEETFGPVAALTPFDSEEEVYARANDSEYGLVAYVHSLDPRRIYRATRALQYGMVAVNRTKVTGAPIPFGGMKQSGVGREGARQGLEAFTEIKYVCRDWG
- a CDS encoding aspartate aminotransferase family protein: MLTNDELAKWDRENFMHPSTHLSQFARGEAAQRIVTGGEGVFITDRDGNRLLDGFAGLYCVNVGYGRTEISEAIAKQAHELAYYHAYAGHGSEANITLSKMVMDRAPEGMARVYFGLGGSDANETNVKLVWYYNNILGRPEKKKIISRWRGYHGSGLVTGSLTGLELFHKKFDLPLAQIIHTEAPYYFRRPEAGMSEDEFSTYCAEKLEELILSEGPDTIGAFIGEPVLGTGGIVPPPAGYWEKIQAVLAKYDILLIVDEVVTGFGRLGTMFGSDHYGLKPDLITCAKGLTSAYAPLSATIVGQRMWDVLMKGADEFGVLGHGWTYSAHPIGAAAGIANLKLIDDLGLVKNAGEVGAYLNKAMADAVGGHANVGEVRGEGMLCAVELVADRDKRSFLPASDGTGAKVVGEMVKRGVIARAMPQGDILGFAPPLCLSKGEADQIVAATSDAIKAVLG
- a CDS encoding ABC transporter ATP-binding protein, with the protein product MGMIELENICKSFGSVDVIKNVSLSIPEGELTVFVGPSGCGKSTLLRLISGLDRPTSGRILIDGEDVTRRSAADRGLAMVFQSYALYPHMTVRQNMAFGLENTRMPKAEIAERIDEAARMLEIGSLLDRRPGQLSGGQRQRVAIGRSIVREPTAFLLDEPLSNLDAELRGTMRAELAALHARLGKTMIYVTHDQIEAMTLADRIVVLRGGVVEQVDTPLNLFNTPANRFVAGFIGAPRMNFLPQADGGVIGIRPQHLRIGEGGIDVQVEMAENLGAETLIHARTDDDVPVLAMLPGQLSPARGERLSLIHDPADAHRFGEDGSRK